The Candidatus Dormiibacterota bacterium genome includes a region encoding these proteins:
- the mutM gene encoding bifunctional DNA-formamidopyrimidine glycosylase/DNA-(apurinic or apyrimidinic site) lyase, producing MPELPEVETVVRDLRAEVEGRRVVAVPHAASSVIRYPAPEVLAALLPGGVVESVRRWGKYIVCGLGRDGAPVEGGLGGVPPVNEALIVHLGMTGHLEVCDPEAPARPHTHLRALLDDGRELRFADPRRFGRVILGDPVALRAARLIPALGVEPLGEEFTPARLDAVLRTTTRTVKAALLDQRGVAGLGNIYVDEICHRAGVRPTRRCPRLTRAERAALHAAVVTVLEIAIRNRGSTIDDYRDLWNARGTNQEELRVYGRGGMPCMGCGTVLRRTVVAGRTTTHCPACQR from the coding sequence GTGCCGGAGCTGCCCGAGGTCGAGACCGTGGTCCGCGACCTGCGCGCCGAGGTCGAGGGACGCCGCGTCGTCGCCGTGCCCCACGCCGCCTCGTCGGTGATCAGGTACCCGGCGCCCGAGGTGCTGGCGGCGCTGCTGCCCGGGGGGGTGGTCGAGTCGGTGCGGCGCTGGGGGAAGTACATCGTCTGCGGGCTGGGTCGCGACGGTGCGCCGGTCGAGGGGGGTCTGGGGGGAGTCCCCCCCGTGAACGAGGCGCTGATCGTCCATCTCGGGATGACCGGTCACCTCGAGGTCTGCGACCCGGAGGCGCCGGCGCGGCCGCACACCCACCTCCGCGCCCTGCTCGACGACGGCCGGGAGCTGCGCTTCGCCGACCCCCGCCGCTTCGGCCGGGTCATCCTCGGCGACCCGGTGGCGCTGCGCGCCGCCCGGCTGATCCCCGCGCTCGGGGTCGAGCCGCTCGGCGAGGAGTTCACCCCGGCGCGGCTCGACGCCGTGCTCCGCACCACCACCCGGACGGTGAAGGCGGCGCTGCTCGACCAGCGTGGCGTCGCCGGCCTGGGGAACATCTACGTCGACGAGATCTGCCACCGTGCGGGGGTGCGGCCCACCCGGCGCTGCCCGCGGCTGACCCGCGCCGAGCGCGCCGCCCTCCACGCCGCGGTGGTGACCGTGCTGGAGATCGCGATCCGCAACCGGGGCTCGACCATCGACGACTACCGCGACCTCTGGAACGCGCGGGGCACCAACCAGGAGGAGCTGCGCGTCTACGGTCGCGGCGGCATGCCCTGCATGGGCTGCGGGACGGTGCTGCGCCGCACCGTGGTCGCGGGGCGCACCACCACCCACTGCCCGGCGTGCCAGCGCTGA